The Neochlamydia sp. S13 genome has a segment encoding these proteins:
- a CDS encoding leucine-rich repeat domain-containing protein: MNPSSFSSIESVPNEILVPILKACASPSLFSVCGRWRQLLANEVMPSLYKQIGKMHVPQGDVNEQAFILDKLYKLEEGLSKTAKVNAIFKQIFTLARFLYPLEFEWKTEEKKYLTLANYSFYLLNINRLLIWKQIPGGEKYLSREEIKYLPLEEKGKLFSKWIKRHGKKLMKLNLQGIGLTFLPPEIGQLTKLKDLDLRNNQFTFLPAEIGQLSQLQALDLSNNQLTFLPAEIGQLSQLQGLGLGNNQLTSLPTEIGQLLQLLCLDLNNNQLTFFPAEIGQLSQLQELGLSNNQLTTLPTEIGQLSQLQGLILNNNQLTFFPAEIGQLSQLQLLELSNNQLTSLLAEIGQLSQLQKLGLSNNQLTSLPAEIGQLSQLQELELDHNQLTTLPTEIVQLLQLQGLGLSNNQLTLFPPEIGQLSQLQLLGLSNNQLTTLPAEIEQLSQLQLLELGHNQLTTLPAEIGQLSRLQLLGLNNNQLTTLPSEIGQLSRLQELGLHRNRLTTLPIEIGQLSQLQELGLSNNQLTSLPSELGQLSRLQELYLNGNHLTSLPVKIGQLPALRKLQVKENPLENIPGKIKQRFCL, from the coding sequence ATGAATCCTAGCTCTTTTAGCAGCATTGAAAGCGTGCCTAATGAAATACTAGTCCCTATTTTAAAGGCTTGTGCTAGCCCTTCCTTATTTAGTGTATGTGGAAGATGGCGCCAACTGCTAGCTAATGAAGTCATGCCTTCTCTTTATAAGCAAATAGGTAAAATGCATGTTCCTCAAGGAGATGTTAACGAGCAGGCTTTTATTTTAGATAAGCTTTATAAGCTAGAAGAAGGGCTTTCTAAAACAGCAAAAGTAAATGCAATCTTTAAGCAAATTTTTACTCTAGCTAGATTCCTTTATCCCTTAGAATTTGAATGGAAAACCGAAGAAAAAAAATATCTTACTCTGGCTAATTATTCCTTTTATCTCTTAAATATTAATCGCCTCTTAATTTGGAAACAAATCCCTGGGGGAGAGAAATATTTAAGCCGAGAAGAAATCAAGTATTTGCCTTTAGAAGAAAAAGGAAAGCTTTTTAGTAAGTGGATTAAAAGGCATGGCAAAAAACTTATGAAGCTAAACTTACAAGGAATTGGCTTAACCTTTTTACCTCCAGAGATAGGGCAATTAACAAAACTGAAAGATCTTGACTTAAGAAACAACCAATTTACCTTCCTTCCGGCAGAAATAGGGCAACTATCACAGCTGCAAGCGCTTGATTTAAGCAACAACCAGCTTACCTTCCTTCCGGCAGAGATAGGCCAGCTATCGCAATTGCAAGGGCTCGGCCTAGGCAACAACCAACTTACCTCCCTTCCGACAGAGATAGGGCAGCTATTGCAACTGCTATGCCTTGACTTAAACAACAACCAACTTACCTTCTTTCCTGCAGAGATAGGGCAGCTATCACAGCTACAAGAGCTTGGATTAAGCAACAATCAGCTTACCACTCTTCCTACAGAGATAGGGCAGCTATCGCAACTGCAAGGGCTTATCTTAAACAATAACCAACTTACCTTCTTTCCTGCAGAGATAGGGCAGCTATCGCAGCTGCAATTGCTTGAATTAAGCAACAATCAACTCACCTCCCTTCTTGCAGAGATAGGGCAACTATCGCAACTGCAAAAGCTTGGATTAAGCAACAACCAGCTTACCTCCCTTCCCGCGGAGATAGGGCAGCTATCACAGCTGCAAGAGCTTGAATTAGATCACAACCAGCTCACCACCCTTCCCACCGAGATAGTGCAGCTACTACAGCTGCAAGGGCTTGGTTTAAGCAACAACCAGCTTACTCTCTTTCCCCCAGAGATAGGGCAGCTATCACAGCTACAATTGCTTGGCTTAAGCAACAACCAGCTCACTACCCTTCCGGCAGAGATAGAGCAACTATCACAGCTGCAATTGCTTGAATTAGGTCACAACCAGCTTACCACCCTTCCGGCAGAAATAGGACAGCTATCACGGCTGCAATTGCTTGGCTTAAACAACAACCAGCTTACCACCCTTCCTTCAGAGATAGGGCAGCTTTCTCGGCTGCAAGAGCTTGGCTTGCATAGAAATCGACTCACTACCCTTCCTATCGAAATAGGGCAGCTATCACAGCTACAAGAGCTTGGATTAAGCAACAACCAACTTACCTCTCTTCCTTCAGAGTTAGGGCAGCTTTCTCGGCTGCAAGAGCTTTACTTAAACGGCAATCACCTTACCTCCCTTCCTGTCAAAATAGGACAGCTACCAGCTCTACGAAAGCTTCAGGTGAAAGAAAATCCACTGGAAAATATTCCAGGAAAAATAAAGCAGCGTTTTTGCTTATAA
- a CDS encoding NFACT RNA binding domain-containing protein, translating into MSLTIEQMKKLLKEINSSLKEALFDYCTAPHPQKIVLHFKEAPPLLICFQEAFLRFHLTQYSGQDTSSFFSKKLTQHLRGWYLKSCELVNEDRILRMVLKKGELTQTLISELIPKKPNCYLVDSQRSILVSLHPTIHTSYLPPKTLPPLLSLGSPEDTTSASVEAIYRHKELEAEFLKKRNTLVGELKNKLNKAQKAEAKFSEELEKALLWEQAHHEASLLQANLYKITKGLRQVSVNDWLKDNGEVILNLDPTLPPSEEVSKRFQKSKKLKKAIDPLSAQLKQAHQAVEKLSLMLEQVQQIETKQELESFCQRHEGLSKKIIKNKLAKKTLSLPYHEFVTQAGLKIWVGKNAHANDKLTFTYAHGSDYWLHARDVPGSHVILHLGKHLKPDEESLLDAIHAALFYSKAKERQEGEVCITQCKYVSRYKKNLPGKVHLSLQRITYAKIDLERLKKLKENKFTNLS; encoded by the coding sequence ATGTCATTAACAATCGAGCAAATGAAAAAACTTCTTAAAGAAATTAACTCTTCTTTAAAAGAAGCGCTTTTTGATTATTGCACAGCTCCACATCCTCAAAAGATTGTCCTTCATTTCAAAGAGGCTCCCCCTTTATTGATTTGTTTTCAAGAAGCCTTTTTACGTTTTCATCTTACCCAATACTCTGGCCAAGATACTTCTTCATTTTTTTCTAAAAAGCTGACTCAGCACCTACGGGGGTGGTATTTAAAAAGCTGTGAACTTGTCAATGAAGATAGAATTTTACGAATGGTTTTAAAAAAAGGCGAGCTCACCCAAACTCTTATCAGCGAGCTTATTCCTAAAAAACCCAATTGCTATCTTGTGGATAGCCAACGTAGTATCCTAGTTTCTTTACATCCTACTATCCATACTTCTTATCTTCCTCCTAAAACTCTGCCTCCTCTTCTATCACTCGGCTCTCCTGAAGATACTACTAGTGCTTCAGTTGAAGCTATCTACAGACATAAAGAGTTAGAAGCTGAATTTCTTAAAAAAAGAAATACGCTAGTTGGCGAGCTAAAAAATAAATTAAATAAAGCCCAGAAAGCTGAAGCTAAATTTTCTGAAGAGCTAGAGAAAGCACTTCTTTGGGAACAAGCACACCATGAAGCTTCCCTTCTTCAAGCCAATCTATATAAGATAACTAAGGGCTTAAGGCAGGTCAGTGTCAATGATTGGTTGAAAGATAATGGAGAAGTCATTTTAAACTTAGATCCTACCTTGCCGCCCTCAGAAGAAGTCTCTAAGCGCTTTCAAAAAAGTAAAAAATTAAAGAAAGCAATTGACCCCCTCTCCGCTCAGTTAAAGCAGGCCCATCAAGCCGTAGAAAAGTTATCTTTAATGCTAGAACAGGTGCAACAGATAGAAACTAAGCAAGAGCTTGAAAGTTTTTGTCAGAGACATGAGGGCCTATCTAAAAAAATAATAAAGAACAAACTAGCCAAGAAGACTTTATCTTTACCTTATCACGAATTTGTTACTCAAGCAGGGTTAAAGATATGGGTGGGTAAGAACGCCCATGCTAACGATAAATTAACCTTTACTTATGCCCATGGCTCAGATTATTGGCTACATGCTAGAGATGTCCCTGGATCGCATGTCATTTTACATCTGGGTAAGCATCTTAAACCCGATGAAGAATCTCTACTAGATGCCATTCATGCAGCTCTTTTCTACAGCAAAGCTAAAGAGCGCCAAGAAGGAGAAGTTTGCATCACTCAATGTAAATATGTCTCGCGTTATAAAAAAAACCTTCCAGGAAAAGTCCATCTCTCTCTTCAACGTATTACCTATGCTAAAATAGATCTGGAGCGGCTGAAAAAGCTTAAAGAAAATAAGTTTACCAATCTTAGTTAG
- the metK gene encoding methionine adenosyltransferase: MKHSVFTSESVGIGHPDKVADQISDAILDACLEQDEDSRVACETMVTLGLVVVAGEITTKAQVDYQEIVRNTLKYIGYDQAQEGFDYRSCGVLTSIHKQSLDIAQGVNEREGLYKEQGAGDQGLMFGYACEETPELMPLPITLAHQIVRELHCIQQNKQLPYLRPDAKTQITIEYNEKHQPIRLHTVVISVQHAEEVKRETIVHDMKALVHRIAPKGFITDHTLFYINPTGRFVIGGPAGDCGLTGRKIIVDTYGGMGHHGGGAFSGKDPSKVDRSASYAARYVAKNIVAAKLARRCEVQISYAIGVAHPISIKIDTFGTGSVSENILSRAVPLVFDLTPKGIIQMLNLKRPIYRSTAFGGHFGRHEENFTWEKTDKIISLLECVKMESFAAG; the protein is encoded by the coding sequence ATGAAACATTCCGTATTTACTTCCGAATCAGTAGGAATTGGTCATCCTGATAAAGTGGCTGATCAAATCTCTGATGCTATATTAGACGCTTGCCTTGAACAAGATGAAGACTCTAGAGTGGCCTGCGAGACAATGGTAACTTTGGGTCTTGTCGTTGTCGCAGGAGAAATTACGACCAAAGCGCAAGTGGATTATCAAGAAATCGTACGTAACACCCTCAAATATATAGGATACGATCAAGCACAAGAGGGCTTTGATTATCGCTCATGTGGCGTGCTAACTTCCATTCATAAGCAATCTTTAGACATCGCACAAGGCGTCAATGAAAGAGAAGGCCTTTATAAAGAACAAGGTGCAGGCGATCAAGGCTTAATGTTTGGGTATGCTTGTGAAGAAACACCCGAGTTAATGCCTCTGCCTATCACGCTAGCCCATCAAATTGTTCGAGAACTTCATTGCATTCAGCAAAACAAACAACTTCCTTATCTAAGACCCGATGCTAAAACGCAAATTACAATCGAATATAATGAAAAACATCAACCCATTCGTCTTCATACCGTCGTTATCTCCGTACAGCATGCAGAAGAAGTTAAAAGAGAAACAATCGTCCATGATATGAAAGCACTTGTGCATAGGATAGCCCCTAAAGGCTTTATTACAGATCATACTCTTTTCTACATTAATCCTACCGGCCGTTTTGTTATTGGAGGCCCTGCGGGAGACTGTGGGCTTACCGGAAGAAAGATTATTGTAGATACTTATGGAGGAATGGGCCATCACGGAGGTGGGGCTTTTTCAGGTAAGGACCCTTCTAAGGTAGACCGTTCCGCTTCCTATGCAGCGCGTTATGTGGCAAAAAACATCGTGGCGGCCAAATTAGCCCGGCGCTGTGAAGTGCAGATTTCCTATGCCATTGGTGTTGCTCATCCCATTTCTATTAAAATTGATACCTTTGGTACAGGTTCAGTAAGCGAAAATATTCTCAGCAGGGCTGTCCCTTTAGTGTTTGATTTAACACCTAAAGGTATCATTCAAATGCTTAATTTAAAAAGGCCTATTTATCGTTCTACCGCTTTTGGTGGGCATTTTGGGCGCCATGAAGAAAACTTTACTTGGGAAAAAACAGATAAGATTATTTCCTTGTTAGAATGCGTAAAAATGGAATCCTTTGCCGCAGGATAG
- the murI gene encoding glutamate racemase: MSNSQAIGIFDSGIGGLTVMKQIMHKLPHEKLIYFGDSARLPYGDKSADTILRYSIENAIFLMEHQIKLLVIACNTASAYAVDKLKQILKIPIVDVIQPGVEHAAKASRHLRIGVLATRATTESGIYPQQIKKKLPSCQVYSMPCPLLVPLIEEHLFDHPATQLIIKDYLAPLKQSSIDTLLLGCTHYPLLRPLIQKEIGPHVYIVDSASTCAEHVSLTLDTYNLHASPDEKPSHRFYVSDYPEKFRLHGSKFLGHPIDKVNIPLKMKFEI, translated from the coding sequence ATGAGTAATTCGCAAGCGATTGGAATTTTTGACTCAGGTATCGGCGGGCTAACAGTGATGAAACAAATCATGCATAAGCTTCCTCATGAAAAACTTATTTATTTCGGCGACTCGGCCAGGTTGCCTTATGGCGACAAAAGTGCCGATACAATTCTGCGTTATTCTATAGAAAACGCCATCTTTTTAATGGAACATCAAATTAAATTACTAGTCATCGCCTGCAATACAGCTTCAGCCTATGCCGTGGATAAGTTGAAACAGATCCTTAAAATCCCTATTGTTGATGTGATTCAGCCAGGGGTGGAGCATGCTGCTAAAGCTTCACGCCACCTAAGAATAGGCGTGCTTGCTACGCGAGCGACCACTGAATCAGGTATTTATCCGCAACAAATTAAAAAGAAGCTTCCCTCTTGCCAAGTTTACTCCATGCCATGCCCCCTGTTAGTGCCCCTTATTGAAGAGCATCTATTTGATCATCCGGCCACTCAGCTGATTATTAAAGATTATCTTGCCCCTTTAAAGCAAAGCAGCATTGATACATTACTTCTTGGATGCACTCACTATCCTCTTCTTCGTCCTTTGATCCAAAAGGAAATAGGCCCGCATGTCTATATCGTAGATTCGGCTAGCACCTGTGCAGAACATGTGTCACTCACTTTAGATACTTATAATTTACATGCCTCCCCTGATGAAAAACCTTCTCATCGCTTTTATGTCTCTGATTATCCTGAAAAATTTCGCTTGCATGGCTCAAAGTTTCTTGGACATCCCATCGATAAAGTAAACATTCCTTTAAAAATGAAGTTTGAGATTTAA
- a CDS encoding LysM peptidoglycan-binding domain-containing protein — translation MRKQPGLIKTIIFLILPLKLCCLGNIEAAPTRYYNDQTAVVLREMRDNLDDLRHEVSNHEIEIKTYDEKVRTLETIIDSMRQQWIEAGHAQTEAWKDSSKALEMKINSLELLTQGIISDVKQFKTYTNEIATTLSQYKQKLTEFEKIIEFQNQNIDNLHQAIKSVAEALNPTSGLSEKAELPSVRIYKVVPGDTLEKIARKHQTTIQAIKELNGLSHDKIVVGQNLRIP, via the coding sequence TTGCGGAAGCAACCTGGACTGATAAAAACTATCATATTCCTTATCCTACCTTTAAAACTTTGCTGTTTAGGCAATATTGAAGCGGCCCCTACTCGTTATTATAACGATCAAACAGCCGTGGTTTTACGTGAAATGCGCGATAATCTGGATGATTTGCGTCATGAGGTCAGCAATCACGAAATTGAAATCAAAACCTATGATGAGAAAGTCCGTACTTTAGAAACGATTATCGACTCGATGCGCCAGCAATGGATAGAAGCAGGGCATGCGCAAACAGAAGCATGGAAAGATTCTTCTAAAGCTCTGGAAATGAAAATTAATAGCCTTGAGCTACTTACTCAAGGGATAATTTCTGATGTTAAACAGTTTAAAACCTACACGAATGAAATAGCGACCACACTCTCTCAGTATAAGCAAAAGCTCACGGAATTTGAAAAAATTATTGAATTTCAAAATCAAAACATCGACAACCTTCATCAAGCGATTAAATCCGTTGCAGAGGCTTTAAATCCCACAAGCGGCCTTTCGGAAAAAGCTGAGCTTCCATCCGTTAGGATTTATAAGGTGGTACCCGGCGACACTTTAGAAAAAATTGCGCGTAAGCATCAAACGACTATTCAAGCCATTAAAGAGCTTAATGGCCTTTCCCATGATAAGATCGTTGTTGGCCAAAATCTTAGAATCCCATGA
- a CDS encoding OmpA family protein — MKLAPYCLLLNIFLISLSFTSCRRTSDDVWEDTKTAGRHIGRGVKSLGGKHGDSRQVYSPDEFYTMGKQSNSANIYANEDFIPLQDQPHDAELAMAESVSQQPRENPGDPGSTIPDIQFFKDPSTIQGLSGIFQSIKFDYNSNLIKGQENMTILRKVVDYLQRNPNTYIFIEGHTDERGAEAYNLALGSRRANAVRNALIAEGASPDNIFTISYGKERPAVMESHEEAWAQNRRAEFKIYQR, encoded by the coding sequence ATGAAACTAGCTCCCTATTGCCTGCTTTTGAATATATTTCTCATTAGCTTATCCTTTACAAGCTGCAGGCGCACGAGCGATGATGTATGGGAAGATACGAAAACCGCTGGGCGTCATATTGGAAGAGGTGTTAAATCTCTTGGCGGTAAACACGGAGATTCACGCCAGGTCTATTCTCCTGACGAATTTTATACCATGGGTAAGCAAAGCAATTCTGCTAACATTTATGCTAACGAAGACTTTATACCGTTACAAGATCAGCCCCACGATGCCGAGTTAGCAATGGCAGAGTCTGTTAGCCAACAGCCGAGAGAAAATCCAGGTGATCCAGGCAGTACTATTCCCGACATTCAATTTTTCAAAGATCCTAGTACTATTCAAGGCCTTTCAGGTATTTTCCAAAGTATCAAATTTGATTATAATAGCAATTTGATCAAAGGACAGGAAAATATGACTATCTTACGCAAAGTAGTAGACTATCTGCAAAGAAATCCTAATACCTATATTTTTATTGAAGGGCATACTGACGAAAGAGGAGCAGAAGCTTATAACCTAGCTTTAGGTTCGCGTCGTGCTAACGCTGTTCGTAATGCTCTGATTGCCGAAGGCGCCAGTCCTGATAATATTTTTACGATCTCTTATGGTAAAGAACGTCCTGCCGTGATGGAAAGTCACGAAGAAGCCTGGGCACAAAATCGTCGAGCAGAATTTAAAATCTATCAAAGATAA
- the tolB gene encoding Tol-Pal system protein TolB, producing the protein MTHLKYYFIIFFLFLAFKQNLSALANEDNEKIVVRLATESKLMPLYLAPFYQENPAFTAHYTQQLEQVLQFDLNHNGMTFTLKNESKAPVGNFLDAVNSSSWKSLNVYYVLKILIKDNQMSARMLSLSSDHEKSVNNIPLSGDLSQDRRQIHRLADSLHKSLFGNEGIASTRIIYTCKTSHGLKSIAEVWEADYDGANARQITHENSLIVTPTYIPPQQGHASGSIMYVSYRAGQSKIYIASLKDGVGRRFSLLKGNQLMPAITKQRDKVAFICDYTGNPDLFLQTFDPEKGAIGKPQQIFSTYLATQGTPTFSPDGSKIAFVSNKDGSPRIYVIDIPAPGASLKNIKALLISKSNRENTAPAWSPDGSKLAYCAKSHDTRQIWIYDFDKKQERQITKGGGHKENPTWAPNSLHLVFNSADNNNSELYLINLHQPEAVKISSGEGLKRFPAWEPKFSK; encoded by the coding sequence ATGACTCATCTAAAATATTATTTTATTATTTTCTTTCTTTTTTTAGCCTTTAAGCAAAATCTGTCAGCCCTAGCAAACGAAGACAATGAAAAAATTGTAGTTAGATTAGCGACGGAAAGTAAGCTAATGCCTCTTTATCTAGCTCCCTTTTATCAAGAAAATCCTGCTTTTACTGCTCATTACACCCAGCAGCTAGAGCAGGTTTTACAATTTGACTTAAATCATAATGGCATGACCTTTACATTGAAAAATGAGTCTAAAGCCCCTGTTGGCAACTTTCTTGATGCCGTTAATAGCTCTAGCTGGAAAAGCCTGAATGTTTACTATGTATTAAAAATATTGATTAAAGACAATCAAATGTCGGCAAGAATGCTTTCCCTGAGCAGTGATCATGAAAAATCAGTAAATAATATTCCTTTAAGTGGAGACCTTAGCCAAGATCGCCGGCAAATACATCGTCTAGCCGATAGCCTCCATAAAAGCTTATTTGGCAATGAAGGAATAGCCAGCACGCGAATAATTTACACCTGCAAAACCTCTCATGGCCTTAAGTCTATTGCTGAAGTATGGGAAGCTGATTACGATGGCGCCAATGCCAGACAAATTACACATGAAAACAGTCTGATTGTTACCCCTACCTATATTCCTCCCCAACAAGGCCACGCGAGTGGAAGTATCATGTATGTTTCTTATCGAGCAGGGCAGTCAAAAATCTATATAGCTTCCTTAAAAGATGGAGTAGGCCGGCGCTTCAGCTTACTTAAAGGTAATCAATTAATGCCCGCTATTACCAAACAAAGGGATAAGGTAGCTTTCATTTGCGACTATACCGGCAACCCTGATCTTTTCCTGCAAACGTTTGATCCTGAAAAAGGGGCTATAGGTAAACCTCAACAAATTTTTTCTACTTATCTAGCCACGCAAGGAACTCCTACCTTCAGCCCAGATGGAAGTAAAATTGCTTTTGTCTCTAACAAAGATGGATCGCCCCGTATTTATGTCATAGACATCCCAGCGCCCGGGGCAAGCCTTAAAAACATTAAAGCTCTCTTGATTAGCAAATCAAATCGTGAAAATACCGCCCCTGCCTGGTCCCCCGATGGCAGTAAGCTAGCTTACTGCGCAAAGAGCCACGACACCCGCCAAATTTGGATTTATGATTTTGACAAAAAGCAAGAAAGGCAAATTACTAAAGGAGGTGGTCATAAAGAAAATCCCACCTGGGCTCCTAATAGCTTACATCTTGTCTTTAACTCTGCGGACAATAATAACAGCGAACTTTATTTGATCAATTTGCATCAACCAGAAGCAGTAAAAATTTCCTCGGGAGAAGGTCTGAAGCGCTTTCCTGCATGGGAACCTAAATTTAGCAAATAG
- a CDS encoding biopolymer transporter ExbD yields MNRRFIQASIHKNIEEPTVNLTPLIDVVFVILIIFILIAPLLELDNVELAQAASGLHESSSNFVQASSPISIHVRKDNTIWFNKQMVTLEQLFTLLKDAKKRYPAAQPQLYHDRTAHFGTYQAVKNTAEKAGFTQLDVILKPA; encoded by the coding sequence ATGAACAGGCGATTCATTCAGGCTTCTATCCATAAAAATATCGAAGAACCTACTGTTAATCTAACCCCTCTAATTGATGTGGTCTTTGTCATTTTAATTATATTTATTTTGATAGCTCCTCTGCTGGAGCTTGATAATGTAGAGCTTGCCCAGGCGGCCTCTGGCTTGCACGAAAGCAGCTCAAACTTTGTTCAAGCTAGCAGCCCTATCTCCATTCATGTGCGCAAAGATAATACTATTTGGTTTAATAAACAAATGGTAACTCTAGAACAACTATTTACCTTGTTAAAAGACGCCAAAAAACGTTATCCTGCTGCCCAGCCCCAGTTATATCATGACCGCACGGCCCACTTTGGAACCTATCAAGCCGTTAAGAATACAGCTGAAAAAGCAGGATTTACTCAATTAGATGTGATTCTTAAACCTGCCTAG
- a CDS encoding MotA/TolQ/ExbB proton channel family protein, translated as MNVNIFIATNPFYEAYIHSDFLGKLIFIGLLLLSMITWIILLHKIWQTYQARKQAARFYDIFQLQKQNPLNLDCEAASRVKNSNPYMDLYSLLKKQTMEIFNKNKYVMQKNRETEQSVPFLSLTDIDFIQGSLATQIAHQTKNLEKNLFILSTVVSLAPFLGLLGTVWGILTSFSDFQVQASGSTPQMVLGGLSLALATTVLGLIDAIPALIGYNYLKHAIRDFEIEMESFANEMLGAVELQYRKVDFS; from the coding sequence ATGAATGTAAACATTTTTATAGCTACTAATCCCTTTTATGAAGCCTATATACATTCTGATTTTTTAGGCAAATTGATCTTTATTGGCCTCCTTCTACTATCCATGATAACCTGGATTATTTTACTCCATAAAATCTGGCAAACCTACCAAGCAAGAAAACAAGCGGCTCGTTTTTATGATATCTTTCAGCTTCAGAAACAAAATCCCTTGAATTTAGACTGTGAAGCTGCCAGTAGGGTAAAAAATAGCAACCCCTACATGGATCTTTATTCTCTTCTTAAAAAACAGACGATGGAAATCTTTAATAAAAATAAGTATGTGATGCAAAAAAATAGGGAGACTGAACAAAGTGTACCGTTTCTTTCTCTTACGGATATTGATTTTATACAAGGCTCTTTAGCTACTCAAATCGCTCATCAAACTAAAAATTTAGAAAAAAATCTTTTTATCCTATCCACGGTGGTAAGCCTAGCTCCATTTTTAGGATTACTTGGCACTGTGTGGGGCATATTGACAAGCTTTTCAGACTTCCAGGTACAAGCATCAGGCAGCACGCCTCAAATGGTACTAGGTGGGCTTTCTCTTGCCTTGGCGACAACAGTTTTAGGGCTCATCGACGCCATTCCTGCTCTAATTGGCTATAATTATTTAAAACATGCTATTCGCGATTTTGAGATTGAAATGGAAAGCTTTGCCAACGAAATGTTGGGTGCTGTAGAGCTGCAATATAGAAAAGTGGACTTCTCATGA